A DNA window from Vagococcus penaei contains the following coding sequences:
- a CDS encoding AlwI family type II restriction endonuclease translates to MRVSDKYQVFNLMNTNGRRSDVINAYTIYMEILNELYEESGELDFERYPYSLKQFEFYKRAIERSPEVFKQHPKFDNFIKELNNNEELARAFQERDIEKIENLPKGESLLKVLDNGIEDRARHYTSNLVKLGFVDQKRVITPVGKTFVENRKVTRSEFENLLPIDDTNLIFLRQLLKLRVYTSEKTFFYNPMLLCIYILLEVPRVSESDLRGLVQMINPYIPVDVEKFITDFEQTSMEEIESRYIDFSEDGEYKNVKNQIVPMEKTYFEKIFKNRKSGKVPEYYDFYESLVIFLEDMSSENLDDLYKVFYSAKEKINKAFGYGKDVLNFSNYKNLNKFIDDNNDSVYFQSKNINTTIYSEFNGSKRHDTIQEYGDTFTRIIKATGIVSFKNGIAQLKYKGLWEAFFKEVALEENIFMKSSVEEYTTYEENLLSDFFKNISVDAIFDITKNNQEITIQNTVEKLGVSSKKEVKEKLVNMVNDEFEKFIKEKYPKEKVIEILSMFSDRTNDKKIKEETESSASVPTIFEYITGIAWYYISDRKYDLFSSFKLSMNADFIPETHAGGGDGDIIAVYEDEIVMLEVTLMNKQAQKRGEWEPVLRHATNLTIDESPKQVTTIFVADELDANTINIWRAVATVPLISSREVENEGKFAENVKIMPIKNLELVNILENNVNATSIIKEIGDSFDKLEMNFDLGWRENIMSQLS, encoded by the coding sequence ATGAGGGTATCTGATAAATATCAAGTTTTTAATTTAATGAACACTAATGGGCGACGGAGCGATGTCATCAATGCATATACTATATATATGGAGATACTAAACGAGTTATATGAAGAATCAGGAGAATTAGATTTTGAAAGATACCCATATAGTTTGAAACAATTTGAATTTTATAAAAGGGCTATAGAGAGATCGCCAGAAGTGTTTAAACAACATCCTAAATTTGATAATTTTATAAAAGAGTTAAATAATAATGAAGAATTAGCTAGAGCATTTCAAGAAAGGGATATTGAAAAAATAGAAAATTTACCAAAAGGCGAATCACTGCTTAAAGTTTTGGATAATGGTATTGAAGACAGAGCTCGTCATTATACAAGCAACTTAGTAAAATTGGGTTTTGTTGATCAAAAGAGAGTGATTACACCAGTTGGTAAAACCTTTGTTGAAAATAGAAAGGTAACGAGAAGTGAGTTTGAAAATTTATTACCTATCGATGATACTAACTTAATTTTTTTAAGACAATTACTAAAACTAAGAGTTTATACTTCTGAAAAGACATTCTTTTACAATCCAATGTTGTTGTGTATATATATTTTACTCGAAGTGCCAAGAGTTAGCGAGAGTGATTTGAGAGGATTAGTTCAAATGATCAATCCATATATACCTGTGGATGTTGAAAAATTTATTACTGATTTTGAACAAACCTCTATGGAAGAAATTGAGTCTAGATATATTGATTTTAGTGAAGACGGAGAGTATAAAAATGTTAAGAATCAAATAGTTCCTATGGAAAAAACATATTTTGAAAAAATATTTAAAAATCGAAAATCAGGTAAGGTACCTGAGTATTATGACTTTTATGAATCGTTAGTTATATTCTTAGAAGATATGTCTTCCGAAAATTTAGATGATTTATATAAGGTATTCTATAGCGCTAAAGAAAAAATAAATAAAGCGTTTGGGTATGGAAAAGATGTATTAAATTTCTCAAACTATAAAAATTTGAATAAATTTATTGATGATAATAATGACTCTGTTTATTTTCAATCAAAAAATATTAATACTACTATTTATTCAGAGTTCAATGGTTCTAAAAGGCATGACACAATACAAGAGTATGGAGATACATTTACTCGGATAATTAAAGCTACAGGCATTGTAAGTTTTAAAAATGGAATAGCTCAATTAAAATATAAGGGATTGTGGGAAGCATTTTTTAAAGAAGTTGCACTTGAAGAAAATATTTTTATGAAAAGTAGTGTAGAAGAATATACAACCTATGAAGAAAATTTGTTATCTGATTTTTTCAAAAACATAAGTGTTGATGCTATCTTTGATATAACAAAGAATAATCAAGAAATAACAATACAAAATACAGTTGAAAAATTAGGTGTTTCTAGTAAAAAAGAAGTTAAAGAAAAACTTGTTAATATGGTGAATGATGAGTTTGAAAAATTTATTAAAGAAAAATATCCAAAAGAAAAAGTAATTGAAATTCTTTCCATGTTTTCAGATAGAACAAATGATAAGAAAATCAAAGAAGAGACAGAATCGTCGGCGTCGGTACCTACAATATTTGAATATATCACAGGAATAGCTTGGTATTATATAAGTGATCGAAAATATGATTTGTTTTCAAGTTTTAAGTTATCAATGAATGCTGATTTTATTCCTGAAACACATGCAGGTGGTGGTGATGGGGATATAATAGCAGTATATGAGGATGAAATTGTAATGTTAGAAGTAACTTTAATGAATAAGCAAGCACAAAAAAGAGGTGAATGGGAGCCAGTACTAAGACATGCCACTAATCTAACTATAGATGAATCACCAAAGCAAGTAACTACAATATTTGTAGCAGATGAACTTGATGCGAATACTATCAATATATGGAGAGCTGTTGCAACAGTACCTTTGATTTCATCTAGAGAAGTAGAAAATGAAGGAAAGTTTGCTGAAAATGTAAAGATAATGCCAATTAAAAATTTAGAGCTAGTTAATATTTTAGAGAACAATGTTAATGCAACAAGCATTATTAAAGAAATAGGTGATTCATTTGATAAGCTTGAAATGAATTTTGACCTTGGGTGGCGAGAGAATATTATGAGTCAATTGAGTTAG
- a CDS encoding IS3 family transposase (programmed frameshift), which yields MTTNRKPRRTFKESFKKQMVELHKSGKPRKDILREYDLTPSTFDKWVKQYNQSGSFKEKDNLTPEEKELRELRKLNKELMMENDILKQAALIFGRKLEVVRKNKKKYSVSAMCRKLEISRGAYYYEVKRKKSEAIVEKAVIESFANSRNSYGARRIKDDLNDQELIVSRRRIRRIMNKFNFISSYTTLKFKPQATSKNEQKIANVLSRQFDRMQPMEALVTDLTYVKVGQKWHYVCFILDLFNREIVGYSSGPNKSVDLVLQAIGTIEQPLDDVEIFHTDRGKEFDNQSIDELLAAFQIQRSLSRPGCPYDNAVAEATYRAFKIEFIYQQSFESLFELQYELMDYVNWWNKFRKHGKLGYQSPINYRLDWELKQAI from the exons ATGACAACTAACAGAAAACCGAGACGGACCTTTAAAGAATCATTTAAGAAACAAATGGTGGAACTCCATAAATCAGGAAAACCTAGAAAAGATATTTTAAGAGAATATGATCTAACGCCATCAACTTTTGACAAATGGGTCAAACAGTACAATCAGTCAGGATCATTCAAAGAGAAAGATAATTTGACGCCAGAAGAAAAAGAGTTGCGTGAATTACGTAAACTAAATAAAGAATTGATGATGGAGAATGATATTTTAAAGCAAGCAGCGCTGATATTCGGACGAAAGT TAGAAGTTGTTAGAAAAAATAAAAAGAAGTACAGTGTATCAGCGATGTGTCGAAAATTAGAAATTTCTCGTGGGGCTTATTACTATGAAGTTAAAAGAAAAAAATCAGAAGCTATTGTTGAAAAAGCAGTCATTGAGTCCTTCGCAAATAGCCGTAACTCCTACGGAGCAAGAAGAATTAAAGATGATTTAAACGATCAAGAATTAATTGTTTCAAGAAGAAGGATACGACGAATCATGAATAAGTTCAATTTCATTTCAAGCTACACAACACTGAAATTTAAGCCACAGGCAACGAGTAAAAATGAACAGAAAATCGCTAATGTTTTATCACGTCAATTTGATAGAATGCAACCTATGGAAGCTTTAGTGACAGATTTAACCTATGTTAAAGTAGGTCAAAAGTGGCATTATGTCTGCTTTATTCTTGATTTATTCAATCGAGAAATAGTTGGCTATTCTAGTGGTCCTAACAAATCTGTGGACCTTGTGTTACAGGCAATCGGAACGATTGAACAGCCATTAGATGATGTTGAAATTTTTCATACAGACCGAGGAAAAGAATTTGATAATCAAAGTATTGATGAATTATTAGCTGCGTTTCAGATACAGCGTTCTTTATCACGCCCTGGTTGTCCCTATGATAACGCCGTGGCAGAAGCAACTTATCGAGCATTTAAGATTGAGTTTATTTATCAACAATCTTTTGAATCATTGTTCGAACTGCAATATGAGTTAATGGATTATGTCAATTGGTGGAACAAGTTTAGAAAACATGGCAAGCTTGGGTATCAATCTCCGATTAATTACCGTTTAGATTGGGAGTTGAAACAGGCTATTTAG
- a CDS encoding site-specific integrase — protein sequence MTQKMINVKPIKDKEVLNQFASELLKNKHGQRDYTIFVFGIFTGLRISDILNLKVDDVKGKLKTDIVEKKTGKKRTLNLMQLTNQIIKYLNEEHDEESEWLFPSPRDSKKPLATHQYYKIMQKTAESLDLDYIGTHSLRKTFGYTYYKKTKDLSSLMKILNHSSQSVTLRYIGIEEEELQSSLDNFNPFQ from the coding sequence ATGACACAAAAAATGATTAATGTAAAACCGATTAAGGATAAAGAAGTCTTGAACCAGTTTGCTTCAGAATTACTAAAAAATAAACATGGACAAAGAGATTACACAATATTTGTTTTTGGTATTTTTACAGGATTAAGAATATCAGATATATTGAATCTGAAAGTTGATGATGTGAAAGGGAAATTAAAAACTGATATTGTAGAGAAAAAAACAGGAAAAAAGAGAACACTTAATTTAATGCAATTGACCAATCAAATCATTAAATACCTAAACGAGGAACACGATGAAGAAAGCGAGTGGCTGTTCCCTAGTCCAAGAGATTCAAAAAAGCCTTTAGCTACCCATCAATATTATAAAATCATGCAAAAGACTGCTGAATCGCTCGATTTAGATTACATTGGGACGCATAGCTTGCGAAAAACATTTGGCTATACTTATTATAAGAAAACGAAAGATTTATCAAGCTTAATGAAGATTTTAAACCATAGTTCCCAAAGCGTGACTCTGCGGTATATCGGAATCGAAGAAGAGGAACTTCAATCTAGCCTAGATAATTTTAATCCGTTTCAATAA
- a CDS encoding preprotein translocase, SecE subunit domain protein, with product MALKGGRIFQEMIEVPDEKEKGCGCIAWIIFAVIIITIAIHVLDFIFQHLFISFLFIVGIIFVISLFNKK from the coding sequence ATGGCACTAAAAGGCGGTCGTATTTTTCAGGAAATGATAGAAGTACCTGACGAGAAGGAAAAAGGATGTGGATGCATTGCTTGGATAATTTTTGCAGTAATTATCATTACAATTGCGATACATGTATTAGATTTTATTTTTCAACATCTGTTTATTTCTTTTTTGTTTATTGTGGGAATAATATTTGTGATTAGTTTATTTAATAAAAAGTAA
- a CDS encoding type II toxin-antitoxin system RelB/DinJ family antitoxin, whose translation MTNSNKNSYICVEVDQKLKQDVEKLFNNLELDMTTAITIFLKQSLRDQGLPFRPSLRK comes from the coding sequence ATGACAAATTCAAATAAAAATAGTTATATTTGTGTTGAAGTCGATCAAAAATTAAAACAAGACGTAGAAAAGCTTTTTAACAACTTAGAGTTAGATATGACTACCGCTATTACAATATTTTTAAAACAAAGCCTTCGAGATCAAGGTCTACCTTTTCGTCCAAGTCTAAGAAAATAG
- a CDS encoding Dam family site-specific DNA-(adenine-N6)-methyltransferase, with amino-acid sequence MVDRSHIKSDYSLRKAPEAFDDLISNIDSKYILVSYNNMAKKGNARSNAKISNEDILKTLRKRGNVQVFETDFQYFTTGKTNLENHKELLYLCEIKGEIEIKKTEFVKSPINYTGGKHKLLPQIMPLFPANINTFYDVFGGGANVGINVNQANAIIINDIENHLIDLFQYIQVTKYPLLLEEINRVIDQYNLSNTKKYGYEYYKVNSSIGLKNINKNNYEMLRRDFNEGKIDSDSRALVFYVLLVYGFNNQIRFNGSGYFNMPTGKRDFNKNMESKLKQFKNTLDRMNIKFTNKDFRKVLSTVTNVDDFVYLDPPYLISTASYNENNGWSYKDEKDLLVALDGLNDRGIRFALSNVVEHKGITNDLLIEWSKKYNVHILNHNYNNSNYQSKAKKNITTEVLITNY; translated from the coding sequence ATGGTAGACAGATCACATATAAAGTCCGATTATTCTTTAAGGAAAGCACCTGAAGCATTTGATGATTTAATTAGTAATATCGACTCTAAATATATTCTGGTGTCGTATAATAACATGGCTAAAAAAGGTAATGCGCGTTCAAATGCAAAAATTTCTAATGAGGATATTTTAAAAACACTAAGAAAAAGAGGTAATGTTCAAGTGTTTGAAACGGACTTTCAGTATTTTACTACTGGGAAGACTAACCTCGAAAATCATAAAGAATTATTGTATCTATGTGAAATAAAAGGAGAAATAGAAATAAAGAAAACTGAATTTGTAAAGTCTCCAATAAATTATACAGGAGGGAAACATAAGTTATTACCTCAGATTATGCCTTTATTTCCAGCTAACATAAATACTTTTTATGATGTATTTGGTGGAGGAGCTAATGTAGGAATCAACGTAAACCAAGCGAATGCAATTATAATTAATGATATAGAGAATCATTTGATTGATTTATTTCAATATATTCAAGTTACTAAGTACCCATTATTACTGGAAGAAATAAATAGAGTAATTGATCAATACAATTTGTCTAACACTAAAAAATATGGATATGAGTATTATAAAGTTAATTCTTCAATTGGGTTAAAAAATATAAATAAAAACAACTATGAAATGTTAAGAAGAGATTTCAATGAAGGGAAGATAGATAGTGATTCAAGAGCACTTGTTTTCTATGTCTTATTAGTATATGGTTTTAATAATCAAATAAGATTTAATGGATCAGGATATTTTAATATGCCAACAGGTAAAAGAGATTTCAATAAAAACATGGAGAGTAAGCTCAAACAATTTAAAAATACATTAGATAGAATGAATATTAAATTCACAAATAAAGATTTTAGAAAAGTTCTATCAACTGTAACCAATGTAGATGATTTTGTATACTTAGATCCTCCATATCTGATATCAACAGCAAGTTACAATGAAAATAATGGTTGGAGTTATAAAGATGAGAAAGACCTGTTAGTTGCATTAGATGGATTAAATGATAGAGGTATTCGTTTTGCACTATCTAATGTAGTAGAGCATAAAGGTATAACTAACGATTTACTAATTGAGTGGTCAAAAAAATACAATGTGCATATACTTAATCATAATTATAATAATTCTAACTATCAATCTAAAGCTAAGAAAAATATAACTACAGAAGTGTTAATAACTAATTATTAA
- a CDS encoding site-specific integrase, which translates to MARVDKYIKKNGETAYKFRIFLGLDYNGKQKYIKKSGFSTKKQALEKLAEIEGKIESEQKYIQISFQDMYNEWIIDYKDSVRLVTYNRTIDLFRLKILPFFGKKYVDEITTEYCQQILNKWAKEYYKYKALKGYTQQILDLAIKKDLIQKNPMRLCTMPKINKSRMNIVNTVELTSDNTENYYDKNELNKFLDTLEQNYDYMWFTAFRLLAFTGMRKGELMALRWSDIRADSIIVNKSMTMIKRIAYVSDTKNENSNRVISIDPSTYNILMTWKEKQQSRYINVRDNHLVFTRDIPLKNEKDQPFDPDYLNRCMKTVVKENKEIREITIHGFRHTHCSLLFEAGATLKEVQDRLGHANSDITLKIYTHVTTHAKRETANKLALYLDN; encoded by the coding sequence TTGGCTAGAGTAGACAAATATATCAAGAAAAATGGAGAAACTGCTTATAAATTCAGAATTTTCCTTGGCTTAGATTATAATGGAAAACAAAAATATATTAAAAAGTCTGGATTTTCAACAAAAAAACAAGCATTAGAAAAATTAGCAGAAATCGAAGGGAAAATAGAATCTGAACAAAAATACATTCAAATTTCATTCCAAGATATGTATAACGAATGGATAATCGATTATAAAGATTCTGTCCGATTGGTTACATACAATAGAACAATTGACTTATTTCGATTAAAAATATTGCCGTTTTTTGGCAAAAAATATGTTGATGAGATAACTACTGAATATTGTCAGCAAATACTCAATAAGTGGGCAAAGGAGTATTATAAATATAAAGCTTTAAAGGGTTACACCCAACAAATTCTTGATTTAGCAATAAAAAAAGATTTAATTCAAAAAAATCCTATGCGATTATGTACAATGCCAAAGATAAATAAATCTCGAATGAATATTGTTAATACTGTCGAATTAACAAGTGATAATACCGAAAATTACTATGATAAGAATGAATTGAATAAATTTTTGGATACATTAGAACAAAATTATGATTATATGTGGTTTACAGCTTTTCGATTATTGGCTTTTACGGGAATGAGAAAAGGCGAACTGATGGCTTTAAGATGGTCTGATATACGAGCTGACAGTATTATCGTAAATAAATCAATGACGATGATTAAACGCATTGCTTACGTATCAGACACTAAAAATGAAAATAGCAATAGAGTAATAAGCATCGACCCTTCCACTTATAATATTTTAATGACTTGGAAAGAAAAACAACAGTCACGCTATATTAATGTTAGGGACAATCATTTAGTATTTACAAGAGATATCCCACTGAAGAATGAAAAAGACCAACCTTTTGACCCAGATTACCTTAATAGATGTATGAAAACTGTTGTTAAAGAAAATAAAGAAATAAGAGAAATTACAATTCATGGGTTTCGGCATACTCATTGTTCATTGTTATTCGAGGCAGGAGCAACATTGAAAGAAGTCCAAGACAGATTAGGACATGCTAATAGTGATATAACCTTAAAAATCTACACTCATGTTACAACTCATGCAAAACGAGAAACAGCAAATAAACTTGCTTTATATTTAGATAACTAA
- a CDS encoding type III toxin-antitoxin system ToxN/AbiQ family toxin codes for MLEWIKVDKNYLDFLRVKEPRIPNSEYYDARGRKLLKPFFSPLFEMNDLVYVTQVSHPQQRHLRLRNSADFIKVFKPDNEKTGGIGDFYAVVNLNYMFPVPKELIEKIDNSKMDTYRDFDSEIEKSRYIDLLNKQIEKIRELRIEEMAIKLYKRKYQFPEDRVSTRCLDYKDLEIIAKNYSENNSVEN; via the coding sequence ATGTTGGAATGGATAAAAGTTGATAAAAACTATTTAGATTTCTTGAGAGTAAAAGAACCGAGAATTCCAAATTCTGAATATTATGATGCAAGAGGGAGAAAACTACTAAAACCATTTTTTTCTCCATTATTTGAAATGAATGACTTAGTATATGTTACCCAAGTATCTCATCCACAACAAAGACATTTAAGATTGCGTAATAGTGCTGATTTTATAAAGGTTTTTAAACCAGACAATGAAAAAACTGGTGGTATAGGAGACTTCTATGCTGTTGTTAATTTAAATTATATGTTTCCAGTTCCTAAAGAACTAATTGAAAAGATAGATAATTCTAAAATGGATACGTATAGAGATTTTGATAGTGAGATTGAAAAATCTAGATATATAGATTTATTAAATAAGCAAATAGAAAAAATTAGAGAATTAAGAATTGAAGAAATGGCAATAAAATTATATAAGCGGAAATACCAATTTCCTGAAGATAGAGTATCTACTAGATGCCTTGATTATAAAGATTTAGAAATAATAGCAAAGAATTATTCGGAAAATAATAGTGTTGAAAATTAA
- a CDS encoding DNA adenine methylase — protein MPKTTKQIEVEYGVSRQTLHNWINEGLLLKPQKDFRNWFIWNTENEKNLEEIIKRKSSKNNIPKNQEVKLKISNRRYLGSKQKLLYFIEEVVENNTKDIEVVADVFGGTGIVSELFRAKGKRIIVNDILHSNYISYNTWFGNQDINMKKIEKKIEFLNSLNPTEENYVSENFGDKYFSMKNARKIGAIREEIETFELNKREKDFLLTSLLYAMDKVANTVGHYDAYRKNMDSLQPIKLLVPEFNMNFNNEVYCEDANELVKKIKADLVYIDTPYNSRQYGDAYHLLENIMDWQKPSVVGVAKKW, from the coding sequence GTGCCGAAAACAACAAAACAGATAGAGGTAGAGTATGGGGTAAGTAGACAGACTCTACATAATTGGATAAATGAAGGTTTATTATTAAAACCTCAAAAAGATTTTAGAAATTGGTTCATTTGGAATACGGAAAATGAAAAGAATTTGGAAGAAATAATTAAACGTAAATCGAGTAAAAATAATATACCAAAGAATCAAGAAGTAAAATTAAAAATATCCAACAGAAGATACTTGGGATCAAAACAAAAACTACTTTATTTTATTGAGGAAGTAGTAGAGAACAATACTAAGGATATTGAGGTGGTTGCAGACGTATTTGGAGGTACAGGAATAGTATCAGAATTATTTAGAGCTAAAGGGAAAAGGATAATAGTAAATGACATTTTACATTCAAACTATATTTCCTACAATACTTGGTTTGGTAATCAAGACATAAATATGAAAAAAATAGAGAAAAAAATAGAATTTTTAAATAGCTTAAACCCAACAGAAGAAAACTATGTATCAGAAAATTTTGGCGATAAATATTTTTCAATGAAAAATGCTAGAAAAATAGGAGCAATCAGGGAAGAAATAGAAACATTTGAATTGAATAAAAGAGAAAAAGATTTTTTATTAACTTCACTTCTTTATGCAATGGATAAAGTTGCAAATACTGTTGGACATTATGATGCGTATAGAAAAAATATGGATAGTTTACAACCAATAAAATTATTAGTTCCTGAATTTAATATGAACTTCAATAATGAGGTATATTGTGAAGATGCTAATGAGTTAGTAAAAAAAATTAAGGCTGATTTAGTTTATATAGATACACCATATAATTCGAGACAGTACGGTGATGCATATCACTTGTTGGAAAATATTATGGACTGGCAGAAACCAAGTGTTGTTGGAGTTGCAAAAAAATGGTAG
- a CDS encoding ISL3 family transposase codes for MNNHIKKMLRITDEHLYLTNTEEAKVKGKNSLIIFGIYSPMPSACKSCGSTVVDNEGKSVVVRNGKKEVTIRLDSYQNMPTVLKLKKQRFHCKNCSHNWTAQCSIVEKNCHISKFITLKILELLTEKISMTVISKQCQVSLTTVLRVLKSVESQLPQQLKPRSFPEVLMVDEFRSHASYEDKMNFICADGKTGELVDVLPSRKLEKIIPYFNRSSLEERRKVKFLVTDMNAAYFQLTKTVFPTAKLVIDRFHIVKHLNTAFNDLRVREMKTLVANKKNSEANKLKSNWKCLLKNQTTISISEFKTWRSFPSPKHPLLTESMMIDRLLSFSSNLKEAYDIFHLLMYHFRNKDDQSFFELLKDLPDSLDRQFRNKIDNLISYEEGIRNALKYNFSNGKIEAKNTHIKTLKRVSYGFNSFTNMRIRIFLINGLIKIK; via the coding sequence GTGAATAATCATATCAAAAAAATGCTACGAATTACAGATGAACATTTATATTTAACAAATACGGAGGAAGCTAAAGTTAAAGGAAAGAACTCTTTAATTATCTTTGGCATCTATTCTCCCATGCCTTCGGCTTGTAAATCCTGTGGGTCAACTGTTGTTGATAATGAAGGAAAAAGTGTGGTTGTTAGGAATGGAAAAAAAGAAGTAACTATTCGATTAGATTCTTATCAAAATATGCCTACTGTTTTAAAACTAAAGAAACAACGATTCCATTGTAAAAACTGTTCTCACAATTGGACCGCACAGTGTTCTATTGTTGAAAAAAATTGTCATATCAGTAAATTTATTACTTTGAAGATTTTAGAATTATTAACTGAGAAAATCTCTATGACAGTTATATCTAAACAATGCCAAGTTTCTTTAACTACAGTTTTAAGAGTTCTTAAGTCCGTTGAATCACAGCTCCCACAACAACTTAAACCTCGATCTTTTCCAGAAGTTTTAATGGTAGATGAGTTTAGATCTCACGCTAGTTATGAAGATAAAATGAACTTCATATGTGCTGATGGGAAAACAGGTGAATTAGTGGACGTTTTACCTAGTAGGAAATTAGAGAAAATCATTCCTTACTTTAATCGCTCTTCATTGGAGGAACGGAGAAAAGTTAAATTTTTAGTAACAGATATGAATGCAGCTTACTTTCAATTGACTAAAACAGTCTTTCCTACTGCTAAGCTAGTCATTGATCGATTTCATATTGTAAAGCATTTGAACACTGCTTTTAATGATTTGAGAGTACGAGAAATGAAGACATTAGTTGCCAACAAGAAAAATTCAGAAGCCAATAAATTAAAATCAAACTGGAAATGTCTTCTGAAAAATCAAACAACTATTTCCATTTCAGAATTCAAAACCTGGAGAAGCTTTCCTTCTCCAAAGCATCCTCTTTTAACGGAATCTATGATGATTGATCGACTACTTTCATTCTCTTCTAATCTAAAAGAAGCTTATGATATCTTTCATTTACTAATGTATCACTTTAGAAACAAAGATGACCAGTCATTTTTCGAACTATTGAAAGATTTACCCGATAGCTTGGATAGACAATTTAGAAATAAAATAGACAATCTGATTTCCTACGAGGAAGGTATTCGAAATGCCCTAAAATATAATTTTTCCAATGGAAAAATCGAAGCTAAGAACACTCATATAAAAACTCTTAAAAGAGTTTCCTACGGGTTCAACTCCTTTACGAATATGCGCATAAGAATTTTCTTGATAAACGGCCTTATTAAAATTAAATAA
- a CDS encoding recombinase family protein, with protein MTKTIGYIRTSKNNQNLGVEVQKEALNRYKIDCFFIEQVSGRKENRKELNKALEVLEKGDTLVIYKIDRLGRSTKQLVNIMSELQERGINLISIKENIDTSTPMGKVIFTILSAIAELEADYISERTKEALAILKENGVQLGNKGLDERTINKIKKLYVETDLTQKEIAEKCDVCIKTVYNIKKRYHLTR; from the coding sequence ATGACAAAAACAATTGGCTATATTCGGACCAGTAAGAATAATCAAAATTTAGGTGTGGAGGTTCAAAAAGAAGCCTTGAATCGATATAAAATTGATTGTTTTTTTATTGAACAGGTATCTGGAAGAAAAGAAAATCGAAAAGAACTGAATAAAGCGTTAGAAGTATTAGAAAAGGGAGATACATTAGTGATTTATAAAATTGACCGTCTAGGGCGTTCTACTAAACAGCTGGTCAATATCATGAGTGAATTACAAGAAAGAGGTATTAATTTAATCAGTATTAAAGAAAATATTGATACATCAACACCGATGGGAAAGGTTATTTTTACAATACTTTCAGCGATTGCAGAACTTGAGGCAGATTATATATCTGAACGAACCAAAGAAGCATTGGCAATTTTAAAAGAAAATGGTGTTCAGCTAGGAAACAAAGGATTAGATGAGCGAACTATCAATAAAATTAAAAAGTTGTATGTAGAAACAGATTTAACGCAAAAAGAAATTGCAGAAAAATGTGATGTTTGTATTAAAACAGTATATAATATAAAGAAACGGTATCATTTAACCAGATGA